One window of the Pseudochaenichthys georgianus chromosome 21, fPseGeo1.2, whole genome shotgun sequence genome contains the following:
- the LOC117467037 gene encoding GTPase IMAP family member 8-like, translating to MEEGAAVSCRAQSQKGDKHCLQELRIVLLGHNWLEKSLTGNAILGRQMFDISRDVKMCVRRRGVLDDGRAVIVVNSPERWIHYSVRDPGLVKDNMAACMAVCNPGPQAFLMVIPISPHRGREWTVEGPLELLHDRVWRNTIVIFTRCEKLRGTTVEEYSERHSFLKAALERCGRRYHLLDTSVWGEEDDTQVGELWEKIDAMVAGNIKAGGVGYVSTNEEVLKITGKGRNEVEERAILRRMNVKTARNNIRSLMGESPPFSTLRVLIVGPKQVGKSSAGNTILGVKLFPAEHPLPLCTERRGYVHEKQVILVEAPGWHGRYCSEDTPQEVQQQITHSASLCAPTPHAVLVVVRSDETFTETDRLKAEEHLSLLGVGGWSRFIVLFTWGDKLGVTSIEEHIERWPALQWLVDKCGNRYHVFNNSNKVEDIQVRELLAKIEETEVGNDHEHLLLSVIQLNESIRKLLQSSKKRARQLKRERRESDMLRQTLEEKERIIEEMITTAKDKRDEKIEALKAARDSKERKNKEYEEEIGRRSVEAERENIQLKQVIMGKDRTITSLSERCVANDDVAEVTKQKSEVENRTLQERVKEHEQETAAFRKNCEEKDQELDQMMRNHKRQAKELEEKIEQLQKDNENTKEVLKATLEGMQRHYQIKETTDRTYEPKTEQFNNRNHHRQTRTDLKSLNELGRQQKRTYTMPLSPHGDTDKHKGEHNSLEELERDTMPPEKRDENNEALQLQADLTPSWLRTGAAALGAAVGALAGSSRVNTGPKSAVGAAAGALLGSLLMWSLTPAGEDDPRH from the exons ATGGAAGAAGGGGCAGCAGTGAGCTGCCGAGCACAGTCACAGAAAG GGGACAAACACTGTCTTCAGGAGCTCAGGATTGTCCTCCTGGGGCACAACTGGCTGGAAAAGAGTTTGACAGGAAACGCCATCCTCGGCCGACAGATGTTTGATATCAGCAGAGACGTGAAGATGTGTGTCAGAAGACGGGGTGTTCTGGACGATGGCCGTGCGGTTATTGTTGTCAACAGCCCCGAGAGGTGGATCCACTACTCTGTCCGAGACCCCGGCCTAGTGAAGGACAACATGGCAGCGTGCATGGCCGTGTGCAACCCAGGACCTCAGGCCTTCCTCATGGTAATACCCATCAGCCCTCACAGAGGCCGGGAGTGGACAGTGGAGGGACCTCTGGAGCTGCTTCATGACAGAGTGTGGAGAAACACGATAGTGATATTCACCAGATGTGAGAAGCTGAGGGGGACGACTGTAGAGGAATACTCAGAAAGACACAGCTTTCTCAAAGCCGCTCTGGAGAGGTGTGGACGCAGATACCACCTTTTAGACACAAGTGTTTGGGGAGAAGAGGATGATACTCAGGTTGGAGAACTTTGGGAGAAGATTGATGCAATGGTTGCAGGAAACATAAAGGCGGGGGGCGTTGGTTATGTGTCTACAAATGAGGAAGTCTTGAAAATAACTGGAAAGGGAAGGAACGAGGTAGAAGAGAGGGCCATTCTGAGGCGAATGAATGTGAAGACGGCCAGAAACAATATCAGATCTCTGATGG GAGAGTCTCCTCCGTTTTCAACACTACGAGTTCTTATCGTGGGACCGAAGCAGGTTGGGAAGAGCTCGGCTGGAAACACCATTCTTGGAGTGAAATTATTTCCTGCTGAACATCCATTACCACTGTGCACAGAGAGAAGGGGTTATGTTCACGAGAAGCAAGTCATTCTGGTGGAGGCTCCTGGCTGGCATGGGAGATACTGCTCAGAGGACACTCCACAGGAAGTACAGCAGCAGATTACCCACAGTGCATCTCTGTGTGCCCCCACTCCCCATGCTGTCCTGGTGGTCGTACGCAGCGATGAGACTTTCACTGAAACGGACCGGTTGAAAGCAGAGGAGCATTTAAGCCTGCTTGGAGTTGGGGGTTGGTCTCGATTCATTGTGCTGTTCACTTGGGGAGACAAACTGGGAGTCACATCCATCGAGGAGCACATTGAGAGATGGCCTGCCCTCCAGTGGTTGGTGGACAAATGTGGGAATAGATATCACGTTTTCAATAACTCAAACAAGGTTGAAGACATTCAGGTTCGAGAACTGCTGGCGAAGATTGAGGAAACAGAGGTGGGAAATGATCATGAACACTTGTTGCTCAGTGTTATACAACTCAATGAAAGCATCAGGAAGCTGCTTCAAAGCTCCAAAAAGAGAGCCAGGCAGCTTAAGCGGGAAAGAAGGGAAAGCGATATGCTGAGGCAAACATTGGAAGAGAAGGAAAGGATAATAGAGGAGATGATTACAACTGCCAAAGATAAGAGAGATGAGAAGATAGAAGCTCTGAAAGCAGCGAGGGACTCGAAGGAGAGGAAAAATAAAGAGTATGAAGAAGAGATTGGCAGAAGATCAGTGGAGGCTGAGAGGGAGAACATCCAGCTCAAACAAGTCATCATGGGGAAAGACAGAACCATAACAAGCCTTAGTGAAAGATGTGTTGCAAATGATGATGTGGCTGAAGTTACAAAGCAAAAGAGTGAGGTGGAAAACAGAACGCTTCAGGAAAGAGTGAAGGAACATGAGCAAGAGACAGCAGCCTTTAGGAAAAACTGTGAGGAGAAAGATCAAGAGTTGGATCAAATGATGAGGAATCACAAAAGACAAGCGAAAGAGCTTGAAGAGAAAATTGAACAGCTGCAGAAAGACAATGAAAACACAAAGGAGGTGTTGAAGGCCACACTTGAAGGGATGCAGAGACACTATCAGATAAAAGAAACTACAGACAGAACATATGAGCCTAAAACTGAGCAATTTAACAACAGGAACCACCACAGGCAAACAAGGACGGATCTCAAGTCACTTAATGAGCTTGGTCGACAACAGAAAAGGACGTACACGATGCCATTGAGCCCTCACGGAGACACTGATAAACACA AAGGAGAACACAACAGTCTGGAAGAGCTGGAAAGAGACACCATGCCGCCTGAGAAG
- the agpat3 gene encoding 1-acyl-sn-glycerol-3-phosphate acyltransferase gamma, whose protein sequence is MALLAYLKSLFILQLLMGFVFVVSGLIINFIQLCTCILWPINKRLYRIINCRLAYSLWSQLVMLLEWWSGTECTLYADQATVDKFGKEHVITILNHNYEIDFLCGWTMCERYGILGSSKVLAKHELLKVPLIGWTWYFLEIVFCKRKWEEDRKTVFSSLNRLKDYPEYMWFLLYCEGTRFTEAKHQISMQVAESKGLPKLKYHLLPRTKGFTTTLQCLKGTVTAVYDVTLNFKDNQTPTLLGIVSGKKYKADLSVRRFPVEDIPDDEKECAIWLHKLYQEKDALQESYKKEGKFPGPTITPKRRPWTLLNFLFWATMLLSPLINFAYGVAVSGSPLLIIGFIIFLIIASIAIRRLIGVTEVKKTGSSYGNPEAKKEN, encoded by the exons ATGGCGCTGCTGGCCTACCTGAAGAGCCTGTTCATCCTGCAGCTGCTGATGGGCTTTGTGTTCGTGGTGAGCGGCCTCATCATAAACTTCATTCAGCTCTGCACCTGTATCCTCTGGCCCATCAACAAGCGGCTCTATCGCATAATCAACTGCCGGCTCGCCTACTCCCTCTGGAGTC AGCTGGTGATGCTGCTGGAGTGGTGGTCGGGCACAGAATGCACACTATACGCCGACCAAGCTACGGTGGACAAGTTTGGCAAAGAGCATGTAATCACCATCCTCAACCACAACTATGAGATCGACTTCCTGTGTGGCTGGACTATGTGTGAAAGATATGGCATCCTAGGG AGTTCAAAAGTGCTAGCCAAACACGAGTTACTGAAGGTTCCTCTGATTGGCTGGACCTGGTACTTCCTAGAAATAGTCTTCTGCAAAAGAAAGTGGGAAGAGGACCGGAAGACTGTCTTCAGTTCACTGAATAGGCTCAAAGACTATCCTGAATATATGTGG TTTCTGCTGTATTGCGAGGGCACCCGCTTCACAGAGGCCAAGCACCAAATCAGTATGCAGGTTGCAGAGAGCAAAGGCCTGCCCAAGCTCAAATACCACCTACTGCCCCGAACCAAAGGATTCACCACCACCCTGCAGTGTCTTAAGGGCACAG TAACTGCTGTGTATGATGTGACTCTCAACTTCAAAGACAACCAAACCCCCACTCTCCTGGGCATCGTCAGCGGCAAGAAATACAAAGCTGACCTGAGTGTAAG GCGGTTTCCGGTGGAGGACATACCCGATGATGAGAAAGAGTGTGCCATCTGGCTGCACAAGCTCTACCAGGAGAAG GATGCCTTACAGGAAAGCTACAAAAAGGAAGGCAAGTTCCCCGGACCCACAATCACTCCTAAACGCCGGCCATGGACGCTGCTGAACTTCCTGTTCTGGGCCACCATGCTGCTTTCGCCCCTCATCAACTTTGCTTATGGAGTGGCTGTCAGTGGCTCCCCGCTCCTCATCATTGGCTTCATCATCTTCCTCATCATAG CCTCGATAGCTATCCGCCGCCTCATAGGGGTCACCGAGGTGAAGAAAACAGGCTCCAGTTACGGCAACCCGGAGGCCAAGAAAGAAAACTAA